AGaccattatacactaaaaaaggcAGCTCTTTTAACGAACTtgtaattgcggcgaatttccgattttgaaaatcattaaatttctgttgtgtttagttttattgcttcttcacacagactACGGTTGCAATGATCGCACCTTGAGGCGCAAAGGTTTTCGCGGGTAAGAAattagtccgcgaccaaaaaggttgggaaacgctggtttaGTTTGACGCCCTTGAATTCTTTATCATAATCATCACGGCAAATGtttttacgtttactcattttatctCGTATGAAGTTCCAGATCTGGACTGAATTTAAAGTTTAATTTAGCGGTATATTCATGTGTTTTCTAAATCACTTATTCTTGACTAACTGCAAAGTCGAAATTAACACGTGCTGAAATGCTTGGGAAGTAGACAGTCGCTTAGAACGCCAGAAAACTAAATCAGTAGGCTACTGCTACACTTATCAAATCTATCAGATCTCGAATGGTTCTACTCGTCAACTGCAAAGCTTTCATTCACTACTGTATTTTGATTCGTGTTACACAAAAAGATCATTGCCGGTAGGCTCTTGTTTTGTCACTGTGGTAATTAATTTGATGTCATTACGTCACGTCGAATACGTGTAGCAATAGCaatcaatggacctttccccgagcatcgacttccttgtttacttcgtgacattggccaatcagccaGATGCAAAAAGGGACGTAACAATCCcctcttttcgcatccgctcagacacttttctcactcagacagattttcaagcgtagttgtaaacattacctcgttttcacgtttttgaattctattcgttagttttcagttgtgtttcggaaatttaattaaaaatcagataatttaatgatcactatgtcttcctaggagttttaatttaattgcagtaataaaaataagtgtagaaatagctgtgatagactagcctgaaatacTTACCGGttcttttaaaaaatagattgttgtatgcgatgaatcataatgatagtttgaaacacataccccattttacaggcgccaattCGCAatagcactcttaaaatagcccggaaaattttgcaataggaagtataggaagaattttccgagggtcaaaggtcggggaaaggtccataaggTTTTAATCATTTCTAGCAAATCCATTGTCCGAATTGACCCCAAACTAAGTGCTCGATATAAAAATCTCTCCCcctaaaataaggacaaaaataagaacacatgtcaaaataaggacgtttctTATAGAAATAAGGACGAAAAAGTTTTCTAAGACCAAGTCCTTCAAAAACTATAGCCCTAGGAAGAATTAAACTGTAAAATCATGTGAATAACACGAActtgtatttttgaaataactgATAGAACTTGCGATGTATAAATAATACTCACTTGCgctataaaaatattcgaattacaTACTTCACAGTTAATTTGTGGAACTAATTCTGTATCAAAATTAGTAACCGTTTTTTCAAAGCCATATAATGTCGTTGTCTAAATGCAAGTCCGTACTATACGTCAAGTGCAATAACATCAAGCGCCCTCTATCGCCAATTAACTTTCGTACGAAATTTTCCACTGCATTTTTTAACTATGCGCAATCCGTATGCATTACCTAATGTACCAAGTGAATATGAAAGGTCGTGTAAGACAAAgcatatttatttgtgtttgaCGTAACTGAAGAATTGACATTTTTACGTGAGCGAGGTATCTAAGGTGCTAAGTATAGGAAGTAGTACTGATAAGTGTTGTAAGCTTTCTTTCtaatataggctatatatacTGATTAAATATTGGATGACACGGAAATAGTAACGTCTAAAAAATAATTGGGTGTATAATCAGTGGAAATAGAAGATGGAAAACGTTTTCCTAAGTAATTTAGTTGACAAGCACAAACTCATAATATGCATGGATATAATTTTGCTAGTCTTTAGCCTTGCTGTGTTATATACGTGACGCAATACTTACGCTAAGATCCGACCGTTAACTTATACACTAGAACAGAGAAATTTCACCTTAGTGGATAATGCAAAcattttttccaaaataataCAGACTTATTTGGTCTAACGGCCATATATAACTTCAGATATATTGTAGAAAAATGTTAAATCTTGGTAACACTGGTTAAGAATGTTAGCTCATTGAGTTAATAATAAGTTTCTTTAAAGCGCTTTGCAATGAACTGCTCTGACGACATTGCTATCCAGCCATCGGTAGTGGCTATGCTGCCGTCTTCAAATTCCAATTTATCCAATAAAACATCGTTGtctatttgaaagaaaaaagcGATTGATCTCCTGGATTGCAGTCTTTTCTCTTTGTCATCAGGGACTATGACGCGATGCATCTAAGAAAATAATTTAAGCGTTTCAGTAGTGTCGTTACAATGTTCAAAATGTTAGTGATTTACGAAAATACGTGCCACCAATTCAGAAAAGCTGGTAGAAACATAAAATTTAGTATTGATCAGTAATTACATTTGTCAAGACACAATATTGTTTCTATCACTCATGAAATCGATTTCACTTTAGATACCGTTGATTTGAGTCGTCCACCAGTCCAATATTGCAGCTCGTCGCCAACGTTAATCAGGATTGAATCTGGAACATTTGATATATTCTTGTATTCACCGTCCGAATTTTTCACCTAAAACGCAAAAGCCTGgaatttatttagttttcaTATCGGGAGATGCATAATGAATTCCGGTCTGCATTTTGCCTCTCGGGATTTATCGGATATGCAACACGACAATTGCTTAATGCTATTTGAGTTCGTCCCTTTGTACGTTCATAGTTGTTACAAAGCAGAATATAATATTCGATACCGAATTAGTGATGAACCTTTCAATTCTCACAATCAATGCTCTTAAATATTACTTTATTAATAATAGAATATCTGGCAGACTTGGCACCAACCTGCAGTCCACTCAAATCATCGCCGAATAAAAACGTCAGAGATCCAAAATCAGTATGCTCAGGAAACCTAGTTTGAACTCCTTccgatatgacgtcatcatttACAGGAGGGTAATGAAGAAGTTTCAAAGAAGACGGGTTTCCTTCGCAATTCAAGAGATGATGtgaattgtaaaatttattcTTGTCCTGTACAAACAATGGCGCGATCGTTTAACCCAGAATTGTGAAATGATAGGAATGATACTTTAATTAAATGGTGATATTAACTTGCCTTCAATTTCATAGCCATGCCCAAGGACTTGAAAACTTGTAATCCAATAAGTTTACACTTTTCTTCAAACTTTCTGATTTTTTCACTAAATCCCGGTATATTTGGCCATTTGTTGTCACAGGTGATATAGGGAACACGAAAACCTTCTACATAATCTGGTTTCTTTATATCTTTCGAATGAGATCTGATTGAAAAATTGTGTTCACTAGTTACTGTTTGCCAATTGTATACAGAAATCTCGCTCTTTTTGTACTCAGAGTATTTTGATTGTCCTTTTGCCTTGGAAAACGCTGCTGATAAGTTACCGTGTGAGAGTATATAGTGAATCTCCTATGAGACGTGGCGGGATTTCGTAGTAGTGGCACGAACAAGTAAACAGGCACGTCTGTTTATTTGAGTGTGTCGAAACTGTCTGGGCTGCAATCGCAACCTCAGCTGGGCGAACAGATAGGCAGTAAACATAACTCAAAATGACCCCATTAAGTCTGAAACGGCCTGACGAATGATAGGTGGTATACCATATTAGTAGACGATGACGTCAAATTAACATGGACACATAGTATAACAGTCTGGGGTGATACTGAGGCTTTATAGATGAACCAAAATCAAAGTAAAATACGACATTTTCTTGTAATGAATAATAAAGATTACTTTCTTGTTCCTATTGGAAGATAGGTTAATCCCAATCGACCGTTGAAAAACGTTGTCTTTTCTTCCGTGGGCAGGCCAAAAAACTTCCTCGATAAACTGTCGATTTCGAGAACATCTTCTCTGCAATCATAGGTATAAGTGCGTTTCACGATTAAGATGAACTTAGAAGCATGAaattatttcatacaaatttaATTGAGCTACGCAATAAAATTGAACAACTGCAAAACGCAGTCATGCAATGCATTCATTGGTTAATTGCAACTCGACATGAAATCATATTCTGAATACAAAAGCCACTGAAGTGGGGCCGCCTCGACTGGCTAACATCCCGCAAATTTGCTACGAATATAAGTTATCTATCAATCTTTTAGTCTTAGTTAGAGTATCAACTGCCATATCCTTGTTGCTTTTTTTAAACTAGTTTGGTTCAAAAATCATAATTCCCATGCAATCATAAGGTTAGAAACGATCGAACAGTCCAGTATATATTGAACAAATGGTCAATCTGATGCACAGTGGGATATATTGCTACACGTTAGAGTACATTTGGCACTTTTTGTAGAAACGTTTCCATGCAACTGCCAAAATAGCATTCTGATAACGTCTAATGATTACTGTTGGTAACGCTTGTTATGGCATATTCCGAGTATATGCTCTACAAATGGTACTTCATTTACCTATTGCACATGTATATTATGTCGCGGTTGTTGACCGATTAGATTAAACCCACCTACCTCGTGATCACGCTTGTAGTAATATAGGCAAAACCATCCCTGGAAAACGTTTCATATAACTTCATTCCAGCTTCTGTCAACGCCGcgttttcacttttattttgaCCATTTTCAAAGCAGTCATTGAAATCTACGATTTGTATCTCCATGCGAACGATTTACTGATAATATTTCTTTAAGTACGGCAATTGAAGGTTGATGCAGCCTACAAAAGTAGCACGATGATTTGTAGTGTGTTTCGCAATATTTGCTGATGTCTTGCCTCACTGCACAAACTTGCTTGATGGCCGGTTACaacttttacatttaaaaacaaatattgctATGTTTGTCTAATTCCGGTACAAGACATTGGCATTTTGAATGGCAGTATAGCCAAAAACGAAGCAATTGTGAGCACATTACAATCACTCAAATATAAAATGCCGTCGAATTGCGACAATCGTACACGGGAAAATGTTATCGAGAGTTACGCCAGCAACAAGCAGTGCTAGAATTACAATCCAGTCTTTTGTTGCGTGTGTTCATCGAGGCATGTCACATGAATATTGCTGCGAGCCTTTCCAATAAAAGTGGACCTTTCTCCCAATCGAATTTCATTCTTGGACTACTGACATAATAAATACCGTGATCGGTGgtggaaaatttaaaaagtttttgattataaaacaattctagtttttttttaagtaaaGGTATGAACATTGggtaatttttaaatatgtgcATTTGCCTGCCttgattttttcaaagtaaCGTAGCGAAAACAATTACCGTGCCACACGGTTTACAAACATttatgggtgctcccgaagtatgcgaaccaagatggcggacatcggaacgtaacatgggtaacaggttagggttgggcgataatttttttccaattttccttattttagtcctattatcagttcgaagactagccaagagcctcccgtagtatttatacctaaaattatggcctaaccctaacctagtacacatattacattccgatgtccg
The genomic region above belongs to Styela clava chromosome 13, kaStyClav1.hap1.2, whole genome shotgun sequence and contains:
- the LOC120333361 gene encoding uncharacterized protein LOC120333361 isoform X1 — encoded protein: MEIQIVDFNDCFENGQNKSENAALTEAGMKLYETFSRDGFAYITTSVITREDVLEIDSLSRKFFGLPTEEKTTFFNGRLGLTYLPIGTRKSHSKDIKKPDYVEGFRVPYITCDNKWPNIPGFSEKIRKFEEKCKLIGLQVFKSLGMAMKLKDKNKFYNSHHLLNCEGNPSSLKLLHYPPVNDDVISEGVQTRFPEHTDFGSLTFLFGDDLSGLQVKNSDGEYKNISNVPDSILINVGDELQYWTGGRLKSTMHRVIVPDDKEKRLQSRRSIAFFFQIDNDVLLDKLEFEDGSIATTDGWIAMSSEQFIAKRFKETYY
- the LOC120333361 gene encoding uncharacterized protein LOC120333361 isoform X2 — protein: MEIQIVDFNDCFENGQNKSENAALTEAGMKLYETFSRDGFAYITTSVITREDVLEIDSLSRKFFGLPTEEKTTFFNGRLGLTYLPIGTRKSHSKDIKKPDYVEGFRVPYITCDNKWPNIPGFSEKIRKFEEKCKLIGLQVFKSLGMAMKLKDKNKFYNSHHLLNCEGNPSSLKLLHYPPVNDDVISEGVQTRFPEHTDFGSLTFLFGDDLSGLQVKNSDGEYKNISNVPDSILINVGDELQYWTGGRLKSTVSKVKSIS